The sequence below is a genomic window from Microbacterium abyssi.
GCCCGGCCGACACTGACGCCACCGGCTGGATCGCCGCCCGCGCCAACGAGCTCATCGAGGGCGGCATGGCGGGCGTGAAGGCCCAGAGCTTCGCCGACATCGACTGGGACGCGCTGCCGAGCTACGACTTCCGCGACGCGTACGTGCGCGATCTGCCGTCGATCATCGACGTGGATGCCATCAAGAGAGCCGGCGTCCGCATCGGCGCCGACCCCCTCGGAGGGGCGTCCGTCGACTACTGGGCACTCATCAAGGAGATGCACGGCCTTGAGCTCACCGTCGTGAACCCCGAGGTCGACCCGACCTGGCGCTTCATGACGCTGGACTGGGATGAGAAGATCCGGATGGATCCGTCGTCGCCGTCCGCGATGGCATCCCTCGTCGCCCGTCGCGGTGATTTCGATGTGCTCACCGGAAACGACGCCGACGCCGACCGGCACGGCATCGTGACGCCGGATGCCGGCCTCATGAACCCCAACCACTACCTGGCTGTGGCGATCGACTACCTGTTCTCGCACCGCGCGGACTGGCCGCGGGATGCCGCGATCGGCAAGACCCTCGTCTCGTCGATGATCATCGACCGGGTCGCCGAGTCGCTGGGACGGCGCCTGCTGGAAGTGCCGGTCGGGTTCAAGTGGTTCGTGCCCGGACTGCTCGACGGTTCGGTGGCGTTCGGCGGCGAGGAGTCTGCTGGCGCGTCGTTCCTGCGCCGCGACGGCAGCGCGTGGACGACCGACAAGGACGGCATCCTGCTGTGCCTGCTCGCCGCCGAGATCATCGCCGTGACGGGCAAGTCGCCTTCGGAGCGCTACGCCGAACTCGAGAACGCGTTCGGGGCCTCCGCGTACCAGCGCGTCGATGCGCCCGCGACTCCCGAGCAGAAGGCGACTCTCGGCAAGCTCACGCCGGGTGCCGTCACCGCCACGACCCTCGCCGGCGAGGAAATCACCGTCAAGCTGTCGCACGCGCCCGGCAACGGCGCCGCGATCGGCGGTCTGAAGGTGCAGACCGAGCACGCATGGTTCGCCGCGCGTCCGTCCGGCACCGAGGACGTCTACAAGCTGTACGCCGAGAGCCTGAAGGGTCCCGAGCACCTCGCCGAAGTGCAGGACGAGGCGCGCGCCGTGGTGTCGGCGGCGCTGGAGGGCTGAACGAGCGCCGGAGCGTCGTCAGTTCGACGATCCGACCGCACCCGCATACGGCAGCGGCCCCAGCGTCGTGATGTCGATCGGGCGACGTGGCTCGTCGACGCGGTACAGACCCTCATCCGCGGCGAAGAACACCGGCGCGTCGGGGAAGACCAGATCGTCGGGAAGGGGCTCCTTGTCGGTCCAGCTGAAGAACGACCGCCCGAAGGTGTCACGGTCCTTGCGCCCATAGATGCTGAGGTCGCCGGCGGTGAGCGGACTCAGGATGCACCAGTGCACGCCGTCCTCCACCCAATAGGCCCGGTCGGAGAGCAGCGCCGACTGCCGGTCGTCGTCAGCGAAGACCCGGTCCCAGAAGTCATCGCCGAGTTCGCTGCCGTGCACGAGCGCCAGCAGGTCGTGCGCGTGCCATGCGGTGCTCGGCGCGACATCGGCCTCATTGTGCCAACCGGTCGCCGAGGCGAAGTATCCGGCAGGGGTTTGATACGACGCGTACGTCTGGAGACAGCGACGGCGGAACTCCGCGAGTTCGGGGTCGTCTCCC
It includes:
- the pgm gene encoding phosphoglucomutase (alpha-D-glucose-1,6-bisphosphate-dependent); its protein translation is MTSRAGLPAEETDLIDVDALIAAYYDRHPDPSDPAQRVVFGTSGHRGSSLTGSFNENHILATTQAIVDYRRSQGITGPLFLGRDTHALSLPAERSAIEVLIANGVDLRVDSRDSYVPTPALSHAILAHNRNLAPDAAGRADGIVVTPSHNPPRDGGFKYNPPHGGPADTDATGWIAARANELIEGGMAGVKAQSFADIDWDALPSYDFRDAYVRDLPSIIDVDAIKRAGVRIGADPLGGASVDYWALIKEMHGLELTVVNPEVDPTWRFMTLDWDEKIRMDPSSPSAMASLVARRGDFDVLTGNDADADRHGIVTPDAGLMNPNHYLAVAIDYLFSHRADWPRDAAIGKTLVSSMIIDRVAESLGRRLLEVPVGFKWFVPGLLDGSVAFGGEESAGASFLRRDGSAWTTDKDGILLCLLAAEIIAVTGKSPSERYAELENAFGASAYQRVDAPATPEQKATLGKLTPGAVTATTLAGEEITVKLSHAPGNGAAIGGLKVQTEHAWFAARPSGTEDVYKLYAESLKGPEHLAEVQDEARAVVSAALEG